Proteins from a genomic interval of Qipengyuania sp. JC766:
- a CDS encoding NAD(P)/FAD-dependent oxidoreductase yields MSSVETFDAIVLGGGAAGLFHAGVAGQRGARVLVLEKADRVGKKILISGGGRCNFTNLGAGPANYLSANPHFAKSALARYKPRDFLDLVERHGIAWHEKTLGQLFCDGSSRQIVDMLLAECTGGDVNILTRQDIASVDRQGDGFEVVANGTTFASRALVIASGGPSIPKMGASDFAYRLARQFGLKVVEPRPALVPLTLGGEDLLFRDLSGVSAPVDARAGKSSFREAALFTHRGLSGPAILQASSYWKHGETVGIDFVSGKNADWLLEAKRDRPKATMVSVLSDILPNRLAEALCEKLGLSGELGQLSDKALREAAQRLSNWSFRPTGTEGFAKAEVTAGGISTAELSSQTMEARKVPGLYVIGEAVDVTGWLGGYNFQWAWASGDAAARAL; encoded by the coding sequence ATGTCATCCGTGGAGACTTTTGACGCGATCGTCCTGGGCGGCGGTGCGGCGGGGCTGTTCCATGCCGGCGTTGCCGGGCAGCGCGGCGCACGCGTGCTGGTGCTCGAAAAGGCCGACCGGGTCGGCAAGAAGATCCTGATTTCCGGCGGCGGTCGCTGCAACTTCACCAATCTGGGTGCCGGGCCGGCCAATTACCTTTCGGCCAATCCGCATTTCGCCAAGTCCGCGCTCGCCCGCTACAAGCCTCGCGATTTTCTGGATCTTGTCGAAAGGCACGGCATCGCCTGGCACGAAAAGACCCTCGGCCAGCTGTTCTGCGACGGATCCTCGCGCCAGATCGTGGACATGTTGCTCGCCGAATGTACGGGAGGCGACGTCAACATTCTCACCAGGCAGGACATCGCCTCGGTGGATCGGCAGGGCGATGGCTTCGAGGTGGTGGCGAACGGCACGACATTCGCGTCGCGGGCATTGGTCATCGCTAGCGGGGGGCCCTCCATCCCGAAGATGGGAGCGAGCGACTTCGCCTATCGCCTAGCGCGCCAGTTCGGCCTCAAGGTCGTCGAACCGCGCCCGGCCCTGGTGCCGCTGACGCTGGGCGGGGAAGACCTGCTGTTCCGGGACCTCTCGGGCGTATCGGCGCCGGTCGATGCCCGGGCGGGCAAGAGCTCGTTCCGCGAAGCGGCCCTGTTCACCCATCGCGGCCTGTCGGGTCCTGCGATCCTGCAGGCAAGTTCCTACTGGAAACACGGCGAGACGGTCGGGATCGACTTCGTGTCCGGGAAGAACGCAGACTGGCTGCTCGAGGCAAAGCGGGACCGACCCAAGGCGACGATGGTGTCGGTCCTTTCGGACATACTGCCGAACCGCCTGGCCGAAGCCCTGTGCGAAAAGCTCGGCCTATCCGGAGAACTGGGGCAACTGTCCGACAAGGCCCTGCGCGAGGCCGCGCAACGCCTTTCGAACTGGAGCTTCCGTCCGACAGGAACGGAAGGGTTCGCCAAGGCGGAAGTGACGGCAGGCGGCATCAGTACGGCGGAACTGTCCAGCCAGACCATGGAAGCCAGGAAAGTCCCCGGCCTCTACGTTATCGGCGAGGCAGTGGACGTTACCGGTTGGCTCGGCGGCTACAATTTCCAGTGGGCATGGGCAAGCGGGGACGCCGCGGCGCGGGCGCTCTAG
- a CDS encoding bifunctional metallophosphatase/5'-nucleotidase, with product MIRSVCRGLALPLSVLLLSACATTAPESVSGSAEPVKVGIIGLNDFHGNLQPVSRPFEIDDATEVQAGGAAYLASAIDALRARQENTLVISAGDLISASPLVSSLFLDEPTVGAMNRMGLDFNAVGNHEFDRGWRELKRLAEGGCAKLTMREPCAVEPDYAGAQFGFLAANVLAAPEVSQDGTLFPGTAIRRFGTGKREVAIGIIGLTLEGTPGLVTPQGIEGLTFADEAETINAAAADLDANGVDAVVVAIHQGLAPDDQPDVFGCAAISGPLREILDRLSPGIDVVISGHTHRPYVCDYATVDPARPMLVTSAAWGGQMLTDITLTIDPVAGHVTGRTARNLVVGNDRDLMREGVLAPEPRADIAAYVARYAEAARESESRPVGTLSGPARKDGLENPLGNIIADAQLEATRPAGARIALMNPGGIRGDLVPDANGTLTFGQIYTVQPFGNTLVTKTFTGTQLLALLRTQTEGDRQTIFAGSRGFRQVFERDGEQLRFVSASLNGRPIRAGETYRVTMNSFLSTGGDGFTVFAEGTDAVTGPVDLDAMEAYLDGEAVRELPVSDRITIRD from the coding sequence ATGATTCGATCCGTTTGCCGGGGCCTCGCCCTTCCGCTTTCCGTCCTCCTCCTTTCCGCCTGCGCCACGACCGCTCCCGAGAGCGTGTCCGGCAGCGCGGAGCCGGTGAAGGTCGGCATTATCGGCCTCAACGATTTCCACGGCAATCTCCAGCCGGTGTCGCGGCCGTTCGAGATCGACGACGCGACCGAAGTGCAGGCGGGCGGCGCGGCCTATCTTGCCAGCGCCATCGATGCGCTTCGCGCGCGGCAGGAAAACACGCTGGTCATTTCCGCAGGCGACCTCATCAGCGCGAGCCCGCTGGTGTCCTCCCTGTTCCTGGACGAGCCGACCGTCGGCGCCATGAACCGCATGGGGCTGGACTTCAACGCGGTCGGCAATCACGAATTCGACCGGGGCTGGCGCGAACTCAAGCGGCTGGCCGAAGGTGGCTGCGCAAAGCTGACCATGCGCGAACCTTGCGCGGTCGAGCCGGACTATGCCGGTGCGCAGTTCGGTTTCCTCGCCGCCAACGTGCTGGCCGCGCCGGAAGTCTCGCAGGACGGCACGCTGTTCCCGGGCACTGCGATTCGCCGCTTCGGCACCGGAAAGCGCGAAGTCGCGATCGGCATCATCGGGCTGACGCTGGAAGGCACGCCCGGCCTCGTCACCCCTCAGGGGATCGAGGGGCTGACCTTCGCCGACGAGGCGGAGACGATCAACGCCGCCGCCGCGGACCTCGACGCGAACGGAGTGGATGCCGTGGTGGTCGCGATCCACCAGGGCCTCGCCCCGGACGACCAGCCCGACGTGTTCGGCTGCGCCGCGATCTCGGGCCCCTTGCGCGAAATCCTCGACCGGCTGTCCCCCGGTATCGACGTGGTCATTTCCGGTCACACCCATCGCCCCTATGTCTGCGACTATGCCACGGTCGATCCCGCACGCCCCATGCTGGTGACGAGCGCGGCGTGGGGCGGGCAGATGCTGACCGACATCACGCTCACCATCGATCCGGTGGCGGGCCACGTGACCGGCCGGACCGCGCGCAATCTCGTGGTCGGGAACGATCGCGACCTGATGCGCGAAGGCGTGCTGGCACCCGAACCGCGCGCCGACATCGCCGCCTATGTCGCGCGCTATGCCGAAGCTGCCAGGGAATCGGAATCGCGGCCGGTCGGCACGCTGTCCGGCCCGGCGCGCAAGGACGGGCTGGAGAACCCGCTCGGCAACATCATCGCCGACGCGCAGCTGGAAGCGACGCGGCCGGCGGGAGCGCGCATCGCGCTGATGAACCCCGGCGGCATCCGCGGCGACCTGGTGCCCGATGCGAACGGCACGCTCACCTTCGGACAGATCTACACCGTCCAGCCCTTCGGCAACACGCTGGTCACCAAGACCTTCACCGGCACCCAGCTGCTGGCGCTGCTACGGACGCAGACCGAGGGGGACCGGCAGACGATCTTCGCCGGATCGCGCGGTTTCCGGCAGGTTTTCGAGCGCGACGGCGAGCAGCTGCGTTTCGTCTCGGCCTCGCTCAACGGCCGGCCGATCCGGGCCGGGGAAACCTACCGCGTCACCATGAACAGCTTCCTCTCGACCGGCGGCGACGGCTTCACCGTCTTCGCCGAAGGCACCGACGCGGTGACCGGTCCGGTCGATCTCGACGCGATGGAAGCCTATCTCGACGGCGAAGCGGTCCGCGAACTGCCCGTTTCGGACCGCATCACGATCCGGGACTGA
- a CDS encoding carboxyl transferase domain-containing protein has product MTAPILTSTLDRESPDAKARFAHNKGLADELRAKVAEAALGGPERHREKHVSRGKLLPRERVERLLDPGSPFLEIGQLAANGMYEGDVNGASIIAGIGRVSGRQVMIAANDATVKGGSYYPMTVKKHLRAQEIAAENRLPCIYLVDSGGANLPYQAEVFPDRDHFGRIFFNQANMSAAGIPQIACVMGSCTAGGAYVPAMSDETVIVREQGTIFLAGPPLVKAATGEEISAEDLGGGDLHAKKSGVVDHLAENDEHALTIVRDIVSHLGANTGAARDIALKDPRPPKFDADDLYALIPDDVRAPYDVHEVIARLVDGSEFHEFKQQYGSTLVCGFAHIWGMPVAILANNGVLFSESAQKGAHFIELACQRRIPLLFLQNISGFMVGGKYEAEGIAKHGAKLVTAVATASVPKITVVIGGSFGAGNYGMAGRAYSPRFLFTWPNARISVMGGEQAASVLATVHRDADSWSEEQAEEFKAPIRQKYEDEGNPYYATARLWDDGVIDPAQTRDVLGLAFSACLEAPIADRPQFGVFRM; this is encoded by the coding sequence ATGACCGCACCGATACTCACTTCGACGCTCGACCGCGAAAGCCCGGATGCCAAGGCGCGTTTTGCGCATAACAAGGGGCTGGCCGACGAATTGCGCGCGAAGGTCGCCGAAGCCGCGCTGGGCGGGCCCGAGCGGCACCGGGAAAAGCATGTCAGCCGGGGCAAGCTGCTCCCGCGCGAGCGGGTGGAGCGGTTGCTCGATCCGGGCTCACCGTTCCTCGAGATCGGCCAGCTGGCCGCGAACGGCATGTATGAAGGGGACGTCAACGGCGCTTCCATCATCGCCGGTATCGGCCGCGTGTCCGGGCGGCAGGTCATGATCGCCGCCAACGATGCGACGGTGAAGGGCGGCTCCTATTACCCGATGACGGTCAAGAAGCACTTGCGGGCGCAGGAAATCGCGGCGGAGAACCGCCTGCCCTGCATCTACCTGGTCGACAGCGGCGGGGCGAACCTGCCCTACCAGGCGGAAGTCTTCCCCGACCGCGACCATTTCGGGCGCATCTTCTTCAACCAGGCGAACATGAGCGCGGCCGGCATCCCGCAGATCGCGTGCGTCATGGGAAGCTGCACCGCGGGCGGCGCCTATGTGCCCGCGATGAGCGACGAGACGGTGATCGTGCGCGAACAGGGCACGATCTTCCTCGCCGGGCCGCCGCTGGTGAAGGCGGCCACCGGCGAGGAAATCAGCGCCGAGGACCTGGGCGGCGGCGACCTGCACGCGAAGAAATCGGGCGTGGTCGACCACCTGGCGGAAAACGACGAGCACGCGCTCACCATCGTGCGCGACATCGTCAGCCATCTGGGCGCCAACACCGGCGCGGCGCGCGACATCGCCCTCAAGGACCCGCGTCCGCCGAAATTCGACGCGGACGATCTCTACGCCCTGATCCCCGACGACGTGCGTGCGCCCTACGACGTGCACGAGGTCATCGCCCGGCTGGTGGACGGCAGCGAATTCCACGAATTCAAGCAGCAATACGGCAGCACGCTGGTCTGCGGCTTCGCCCATATCTGGGGCATGCCGGTGGCGATCCTCGCCAATAACGGCGTGCTGTTTTCCGAAAGCGCGCAGAAAGGCGCGCACTTCATCGAACTCGCCTGCCAGCGGCGCATCCCGCTGCTGTTCCTGCAGAACATTTCCGGCTTCATGGTCGGCGGGAAGTACGAGGCGGAAGGCATCGCCAAGCATGGCGCGAAGCTGGTAACGGCGGTCGCCACCGCCAGCGTGCCGAAGATCACCGTTGTCATCGGCGGCAGCTTCGGCGCGGGCAATTACGGCATGGCCGGGCGCGCCTATTCCCCGCGTTTCCTGTTCACCTGGCCCAATGCGCGCATTTCCGTGATGGGCGGGGAACAGGCGGCCAGCGTGCTCGCCACGGTCCACCGCGATGCCGACAGCTGGAGCGAGGAACAGGCCGAGGAATTCAAGGCGCCCATTCGCCAGAAATACGAGGACGAAGGCAACCCCTATTACGCCACCGCGCGCCTGTGGGACGACGGCGTGATCGACCCGGCGCAGACGCGCGACGTGCTGGGCCTCGCCTTTTCCGCCTGCCTCGAAGCGCCGATCGCGGACCGCCCGCAGTTCGGCGTCTTCCGGATGTAG